The following are encoded together in the Brassica napus cultivar Da-Ae chromosome A9, Da-Ae, whole genome shotgun sequence genome:
- the LOC106444561 gene encoding probable protein S-acyltransferase 3 isoform X2: MQRERMSKKKSSQVHCISSHDHILMMASTSKHIPEIRLYKAWKGNNRFFCGGRLIFGPDVNSLFLTSFLIGAPALTFCIRMLVWIQKDDPIFNYTVLTSAFILTLLVFTFLFLASARDPRIIPRNKTSVNLEDGSNSSLTQSMEWVNNKTPHLKIPRTKDVFVNGYTIKVKFCETCLLYRPPRASHCSICNNCVQRFDHHCPWVGQCIAHRNYPFFICFISTSTLLCIYIFAFSWINLIQQPRRLWSTMSHDIISVILIIYSFVSIWFVGGLTIFHVYLMSTNQTTYENFRSRYDKKENPYKRGLLKNVKEVLFAKIPPSQLDLRAMVPEEDDGSEYESEYSSSIRYDNEKGGKLPKRVSPEKLNLDNIDTSNEYETAKDDASSELDPSFFSSQLDLPK, encoded by the exons ATGCAGAGGGAGAGAATGAGCAAGAAGAAGAGTAGTCAGGTTCATTGTATTTCCTCTCATGATCATATTCTCATGATGGCTTCAACTTCAAAACACATTCCTGAGATCAGATTGTACAAAGCCTGGAAGGGTAACAAC AGATTTTTCTGTGGTGGGAGACTAATCTTTGGTCCTGATGTTAACTCTCTCTTCCTAACCTCTTTCTTGATTGGAGCCCCTGCCCTTACATTCTGCATAAGGATGCTCGTGTGGATTCAAAAAGACGATCCTATCTTCAACTACACCGTTCTGACTTCAGCATTTATCCTCACCCTCTTG GTGTTTACGTTTCTATTCTTGGCATCAGCTAGAGATCCAAGAATCATCCCAAGAAATAAAACATCAGTAAATCTTGAAGATGGCTCAAATAGTTCCTTGACACAGTCTATGGAATGGGTCAACAACAAAACTCCTCATCTCAAGATTCCTAGAACAAAAGACGTTTTCGTTAACGGCTACACTATCAAAGTCAAGTTCTGTGAGACTTGTTTGCTCTACCGTCCACCACGTGCATCACACTGCTCCATATGTAACAACTGTGTCCAACGCTTTGATCACCATTGTCCATGGGTTGGACAATGCATTGCCCAT AGAAACTACCCGTTCTTCATCTGCTTCATCTCAACGTCAACGTTGTTATGCATATACATCTTTGCGTTCTCATGGATCAATCTAATCCAACAGCCTAGGAGATTGTGGAGTACAATGTCTCATGACATAATCTCTGTCATTCTCATCATCTATTCATTCGTTTCTATCTGGTTCGTTGGTGGCCTTACCATTTTCCATGTCTATCTTATGTCTACAAATCAG ACAACTTATGAGAATTTTCGGTCCCGTTATGATAAGAAAGAAAACCCTTACAAGAGAGGGTTGCTGAAGAACGTTAAAGAAGTGTTGTTCGCCAAGATCCCACCTTCTCAACTAGATCTCAGAGCAATGGTCCCAGAAGAAGATGACGGATCTGAGTATGAGTCAGAGTATAGCTCTTCCATCAGATATGATAATGAAAAGGGAGGCAAACTCCCTAAAAGGGTGAGCCCGGAGAAGCTTAACTTAGATAATATTGACACTAGCAATGAATACGAGACAGCTAAAGATGATGCTTCTTCTGAGCTTGATCCTTCTTTCTTCTCATCTCAACTAGACTTGCCTAAGTAA
- the LOC106444561 gene encoding probable protein S-acyltransferase 3 isoform X1 has product MQRERMSKKKSSQVHCISSHDHILMMASTSKHIPEIRLYKAWKGNNRFFCGGRLIFGPDVNSLFLTSFLIGAPALTFCIRMLVWIQKDDPIFNYTVLTSAFILTLLVFTFLFLASARDPRIIPRNKTSVNLEDGSNSSLTQSMEWVNNKTPHLKIPRTKDVFVNGYTIKVKFCETCLLYRPPRASHCSICNNCVQRFDHHCPWVGQCIAHRNYPFFICFISTSTLLCIYIFAFSWINLIQQPRRLWSTMSHDIISVILIIYSFVSIWFVGGLTIFHVYLMSTNQVKHLAIPLGTYLKILLSNIFLCVVSVFWQTTYENFRSRYDKKENPYKRGLLKNVKEVLFAKIPPSQLDLRAMVPEEDDGSEYESEYSSSIRYDNEKGGKLPKRVSPEKLNLDNIDTSNEYETAKDDASSELDPSFFSSQLDLPK; this is encoded by the exons ATGCAGAGGGAGAGAATGAGCAAGAAGAAGAGTAGTCAGGTTCATTGTATTTCCTCTCATGATCATATTCTCATGATGGCTTCAACTTCAAAACACATTCCTGAGATCAGATTGTACAAAGCCTGGAAGGGTAACAAC AGATTTTTCTGTGGTGGGAGACTAATCTTTGGTCCTGATGTTAACTCTCTCTTCCTAACCTCTTTCTTGATTGGAGCCCCTGCCCTTACATTCTGCATAAGGATGCTCGTGTGGATTCAAAAAGACGATCCTATCTTCAACTACACCGTTCTGACTTCAGCATTTATCCTCACCCTCTTG GTGTTTACGTTTCTATTCTTGGCATCAGCTAGAGATCCAAGAATCATCCCAAGAAATAAAACATCAGTAAATCTTGAAGATGGCTCAAATAGTTCCTTGACACAGTCTATGGAATGGGTCAACAACAAAACTCCTCATCTCAAGATTCCTAGAACAAAAGACGTTTTCGTTAACGGCTACACTATCAAAGTCAAGTTCTGTGAGACTTGTTTGCTCTACCGTCCACCACGTGCATCACACTGCTCCATATGTAACAACTGTGTCCAACGCTTTGATCACCATTGTCCATGGGTTGGACAATGCATTGCCCAT AGAAACTACCCGTTCTTCATCTGCTTCATCTCAACGTCAACGTTGTTATGCATATACATCTTTGCGTTCTCATGGATCAATCTAATCCAACAGCCTAGGAGATTGTGGAGTACAATGTCTCATGACATAATCTCTGTCATTCTCATCATCTATTCATTCGTTTCTATCTGGTTCGTTGGTGGCCTTACCATTTTCCATGTCTATCTTATGTCTACAAATCAGGTAAAACACTTAGCTATACCATTAGGAACATACTTGAAAATCTTGTTATCTAACATCTTTCTTTGTGTTGTGTCTGTTTTTTGGCAGACAACTTATGAGAATTTTCGGTCCCGTTATGATAAGAAAGAAAACCCTTACAAGAGAGGGTTGCTGAAGAACGTTAAAGAAGTGTTGTTCGCCAAGATCCCACCTTCTCAACTAGATCTCAGAGCAATGGTCCCAGAAGAAGATGACGGATCTGAGTATGAGTCAGAGTATAGCTCTTCCATCAGATATGATAATGAAAAGGGAGGCAAACTCCCTAAAAGGGTGAGCCCGGAGAAGCTTAACTTAGATAATATTGACACTAGCAATGAATACGAGACAGCTAAAGATGATGCTTCTTCTGAGCTTGATCCTTCTTTCTTCTCATCTCAACTAGACTTGCCTAAGTAA
- the LOC125578028 gene encoding uncharacterized protein LOC125578028, whose amino-acid sequence MSSSSSDGVDERLDEAFEEMFDQQFDHAFESVFDVQAKKPKRRAYIERDREQGHNILWNDYFSENPTYPPQMFRRRFRMNKPLFLRIVDRLNNDVPYFKQRRNAHGRYGLSALQKCTAAIRMLAYGQPGDTYDEYLRLGESTALLCLENFNNGIIQIFGDEYLRSPTPEDLQKLLDVGEVRGFPGMIGSIDCMHWEWKNCPTAWRGQYTRGSAKPTIVLEAVASHDLWIWHAFFGLPGPKAELFAERQESVRKDVERAFGVLQARFAIVKNPARIWDKEKIGRIMRTCVILHNMIVEDERHGYTLFDISDFEAGESSRSSQVDFSYSTDTPSIISNMLPIRNQIRDQQIHARLKADLVENIWLKFDNFLQQTILITDNSYNNKQILVMEKTILGNLEWQYVFLVHYSFHV is encoded by the exons ATGTCTTCCTCGTCGTCTGATGGTGTTGATGAAAGATTAGACGAAGCTTTTGAAGAAATGTTTGACCAACAATTTGATCATGCATTCGAGTCAGTATTTGATGTTCAAGCTAAAAAACCGAAGAgacgagcttatatcgaaagagatCGGGAACAAGGTCACAATATACTTTGGAACGACTATTTCAGTGAAAATCCTACATACCCACCGCAAATGTTTAGGCGACGTTTTCGAATGAATAAGCCGTTGTTTCTTCGCATTGTTGATCGGCTAAATAATGATGTTCCATACTTTAAGCAACGAAGAAATGCTCACGGAAGGTACGGGCTCTCcgcacttcaaaagtgtacagcGGCTATACGTATGCTGGCATATGGACAACCTGGAGATACgtatgacgaatatctccgacttggtgagagTACTGCACTtttatgtttagaaaatttcaatAACGGGATAATACAAATctttggagatgagtatctaagGAGCCCTACACCGGAAGATCTTCAAAAATTACTCGATGTTGGAGAGGTACGCGGGTTTCCAGGGATGATAGGCAGCattgactgtatgcattgggagtggaaaaactgcccaacgGCTTGGAGAGGACAGTACACACGTGGTTCAGCaaagccgacaattgtcttagaggcGGTGGCATCAcatgatctttggatatggcacgcatttTTCGGATTACCAG gtcctaaagcagaGCTATTTGCTGAACGTCAAGAATCCGTCAGAAAAGATGTGGAacgtgcttttggagtattgcaagcgAGGTTTGCAATAGTTAAAAACCCAGCTCGAATTTGGGACAAGGAAAAGATAGGTAGGATTATGAGAACTTGTGTCATactgcacaatatgatagttgaGGACGAACGACACGGATACACTCTGTTTGATATATCGGACTTCGAAGCAGGAGAGTCAAGCAGAAGTTCCCAGGTTGATTTCTCGTACTCTACGGACACCCCATCCATTATCAGTAATATGCTTCCCATTCGCAATCAAATTCGAGATCAACAGATACATGCtcgtttgaaagctgatttagtcGAAAATATTTGGCTAAAGTTTG ACAATTTCTTACAACAGACCATTCTTATAACAGACAATTCTTACAATAACAAGCAGATTCTGGTGATGGAGAAAACCATCCTTGGAAACCTCGAATGGCAATACGTGTTCCTTGTTCATTACAGCTTCCATGTCTGA
- the LOC125578029 gene encoding glutathione S-transferase T3-like yields MDPFYQNSPGFVNLLASQNTQTIDLESPEIPRFSSQTSEDPKPVERRKWTTKQDTILISAWLNTSKDPIVSNEQKAGAFWKRIEEYYNSSPQLTGLPTREASQCKQRWGRLNEQVCKFVGCYEAAVKEQASGQNDNDVMKAAHDIFENDYHAKFCLEHAWRELRFDQKWRSNCGNKDGAKDKRKEPAEVVPDLEEVRPPGVKASKAAKRKKHGNEAAYDQLESMLVVKENISKHRLLERLLARKETLSEIEVSLMNKLITELL; encoded by the coding sequence ATGGATCCCTTTTACCAGAACTCTCCCGGGTTTGTTAACCTATTAGCTTCTCAGAACACTCAAACAATAGACTTAGAGTCCCCTGAGATTCCTAGGTTTAGTAGCCAGACCTCTGAAGATCCTAAACCCGTGGAAAGGAGGAAGTGGACAACAAAACAAGACACTATCCTCATCAGTGCTTGGTTGAATACCAGCAAGGATCCCATAGTGAGTAATGAGCAGAAGGCAGGAGCGTTTTGGAAGAGGATAGAGGAGTATTACAATTCGAGCCCTCAGCTAACTGGCTTACCCACTAGAGAGGCAAGTCAATGTAAGCAGCGGTGGGGAAGGTTGAATGAGCAGGTGTGCAAGTTTGTGGGTTGCTATGAGGCAGCGGTGAAGGAGCAAGCTAGTGGCCAAAATGATAACGATGTCATGAAGGCGGCCCATGACATCTTCGAAAATGACTACCACGCAAAGTTCTGCCTTGAACATGCGTGGAGGGAGCTACGGTTTGATCAAAAATGGAGATCAAACTGTGGAAACAAAGATGGTGCAAAGGACAAAAGGAAGGAACCTGCGGAGGTGGTGCCTGACTTGGAAGAGGTTAGGCCTCCTGGTGTTAAGGCTTCCAAAGCAGCCAAACGCAAGAAGCATGGGAATGAAGCTGCGTATGATCAATTAGAGAGCATGTTAGTTGTGAAAGAGAACATATCCAAACACCGACTCCTTGAACGTCTCCTTGCCCGTAAAGAGACACTATCTGAAATAGAAGTGTCTCTGATGAACAAACTCATAAccgaattgctttga